A single window of Candidatus Tanganyikabacteria bacterium DNA harbors:
- a CDS encoding DJ-1/PfpI family protein, which yields MRFGFMMYPGYEELDMIGPWEIATMWKTYAGGPECLTVAQTTDEMRCAKGLLTRAETTYDDVGQLDYLLIPGGFATFEEIKNPRSVAFVKEQARGAKAVLSVCTGTFLLHVAGLLEGRKAATNWKMVGKLREIGVDVVEERYTRDGPIWSSAGVAAGIDMLLAFIAHEAGPEAAWTTQYQSEYIPEGKFYGPLSAWANAPA from the coding sequence ATGCGCTTCGGCTTCATGATGTACCCCGGCTACGAGGAGCTCGACATGATCGGGCCGTGGGAAATCGCCACGATGTGGAAGACCTACGCCGGCGGGCCGGAGTGCCTCACCGTCGCCCAGACCACTGACGAAATGCGCTGCGCCAAGGGGCTGCTGACGCGCGCGGAGACTACCTACGACGATGTCGGGCAGCTCGACTACCTGCTGATCCCCGGTGGCTTCGCCACCTTCGAAGAGATCAAGAACCCGCGCTCCGTCGCCTTCGTGAAGGAGCAGGCCAGAGGCGCCAAGGCCGTGCTCAGCGTCTGCACGGGCACATTCCTGCTGCATGTCGCCGGGCTGCTCGAAGGCAGGAAGGCGGCGACCAACTGGAAGATGGTCGGAAAGCTGCGCGAGATCGGCGTCGATGTCGTCGAGGAACGCTACACGCGTGACGGCCCGATCTGGAGCTCGGCGGGCGTCGCGGCAGGCATCGACATGCTGCTCGCCTTCATCGCCCACGAGGCCGGGCCGGAAGCGGCTTGGACCACGCAGTACCAGTCCGAATACATCCCAGAAGGCAAGTTCTACGGCCCTCTCTCGGCGTGGGCCAATGCGCCGGCTTA